A single Vanacampus margaritifer isolate UIUO_Vmar chromosome 14, RoL_Vmar_1.0, whole genome shotgun sequence DNA region contains:
- the LOC144063829 gene encoding ubiquitin-conjugating enzyme E2 L3-like produces the protein MTSARRLCKELEEIRKSGFREFRNIEVDESNILSWQGLIVPESPPYDKGAFRVEINFPTEYPFKPPRITFMTKIYHPNVDEKGHVCLAIISVENWKPATRTSQVIQCLISLVNVPQPERPLRSELANEYTQDRAQFMRNAEEFTRKHGETRPAD, from the exons ATGACTTCCGCGAGAAGATTATGCAAG GAGCTTGAGGAAATCCGCAAATCAGGATTCCGGGAATTCCGCAACATTGAAGTGGACGAATCCAACATTCTAAGCTGGCAGGGTCTCATTGTGCCT GAAAGCCCCCCGTACGACAAAGGCGCCTTTCGGGTGGAGATCAACTTCCCGACAGAGTACCCCTTCAAGCCCCCCAGGATCACCTTCATGACCAAAATCTATCATCCCAATGTGGACGAGAAGGGTCACGTGTGCTTGGCCATAATCAGCGTAGAGAACTGGAAGCCCGCCACCAGAACGTCCCAAG TCATCCAGTGTCTGATCTCGCTGGTGAACGTGCCGCAGCCCGAGCGTCCCCTGCGGTCCGAGCTGGCCAACGAGTACACGCAAGACCGAGCGCAGTTCATGAGGAACGCCGAGGAGTTCACCAGGAAGCACGGCGAGACTCGACCCGCCGACTGA